Proteins co-encoded in one Arachis hypogaea cultivar Tifrunner chromosome 13, arahy.Tifrunner.gnm2.J5K5, whole genome shotgun sequence genomic window:
- the LOC112791952 gene encoding anaphase-promoting complex subunit 2 yields MDQSTTSSFCNLGILDSLSNDSICEILRSYNGFCAATQTLLAAVDDLSARRDFVAYVHSLCKYGLDSLVRDHFLRVLEETFERNGASRFWRHFEPYSNVTGLNKNDDLEIDEDEILSVLHSALEEIYLEKGYQEKCLLMLVHAFQSYKKQVSRDTRDLDAERNHLTTKYQWIVSSVLTATLPRNFRVILHWYFKRTLEELSTRMDEELQDHESQSKDGMDLDEKGKICNKVGEMDVDECYNDSRYSENNKLVNSIGKVVLHLRSLGFTSMAEDAYASAIFLLLKAKVYDLAGDDFRSSVLQSIQSWIQAVPLKFLHALLVYLGDSVSYESSSSGLKSPLASQPSSFCPGIDSPSEGLVRWKLRLEYFAYETLQDLRISKLFEIIVDYPESSPAIEDLKLCLEYTGQHSKLVDSFISSLRYRLLTAGASTNDILHQYVSTIKALRTIDPAGVFLEAVGEPIRDYLRGRRDTIKCIVTMLTDGTGGNSSASGNPGDSLLEELNRDEEIQEDVGIDDDFNTDDRQAWINAARWQPDPVEADPLKGSRNQRKVDILGMIVGIIGSKDQLVHEYRTMLAEKLLNKSDYDIDSEIRTLELLKIHFGESSLQKCEIMLNDLLGSKRTNTNIKATISQPSQTSGENAISMDTISATIISSNFWPPIQDEPVNLPESVDQLLTEYATRFHETKTPRKLQWKKSLGTVKLELQFDDRIMQFTVAPVHASIIMQFQDQKSWTSKNLAAAIGIPVDALSRRIHFWISKGIISESAGVDTSDHVYTIMESMAETSKNGAGSSGIQELLGGDEEEERSVSSVENQLLKEMTVYEKFIMGMLTNFGSMALDRIHNTLKMFCIADPPYDKSLQQLQSFLSGLVSEEKLELRDGMYFLKK; encoded by the exons ATGGACCAATCCACTACCTCCTCTTTCTGCAACTTAGGGATTCTCGATTCCCTCTCCAACGATTCCATATGCGAAATCCTCCGCTCCTACAATGGTTTCTGTGCCGCCACTCAAACCCTCCTCGCCGCCGTGGACGACCTATCCGCCCGCCGCGACTTCGTTGCCTATGTTCACTCCCTCTGCAAATATGGCCTCGATTCCCTCGTCCGAGACCACTTTCTTCGCGTTTTGGAG GAAACGTTTGAGAGAAATGGGGCGTCGAGGTTTTGGCGCCATTTTGAGCCTTACAGTAATGTTACGGGTTTGAACAAGAATGATGATCTTGAG ATTGACGAGGACGAGATTCTGAGTGTGTTGCATAGTGCTTTGGAAGAAATCTATTTGGAGAAAGGGTATCAGGAGAAGTGCTTGTTAATGTTGGTCCATGCTTTCCAATCATACAAGAAGCAGGTGTCCAGGGACACTCGTGATCTTGATGCAGAGAGGAATCACCTTACCACTAAATATCAATGGATTGTCTCCTCTGTACTTACGGCTACGCTTCCTAGGAATTTCCGTG TTATACTGCATTGGTATTTTAAAAGAACATTGGAGGAGTTAAGTACAAGGATGGATGAGGAGTTGCAAGATCATGAATCTCAAAGCAAGGATGGCATGGATTTAgacgaaaaaggaaaaatatgcaACAAGGTTGGCGAAATGGATGTTGATGAATGCTATAATGACAGCAGGTACTCAGAAAACAATAAACTTGTGAATAGCATTGGAAAAGTTGTTCTTCATCTAAGAAGTCTTGGATTTACTTCTATGGCAGAAGATGCTTATGCCTCTGCTATATTTTTACTTCTAAAG GCAAAAGTATATGATTTAGCTGGTGATGATTTTAGGAGTTCTGTTCTACAGTCTATTCAAAGCTGGATACAG GCTGTACCTCTCAAGTTTCTGCATGCCCTTCTTGTCTATCTTGGAGATTCTGTTAGTTATGAGAGTTCTTCTTCAGGTCTCAAATCACCTTTAGCATCGCAACCATCGTCATTCTGTCCTGGAATCGATTCTCCTTCTGAAGGGCTTGTTAGATGGAAGCTGCGGCTGGAATATTTTGCTTATGAAACACTGCAAGATTTAAGAATTTCCAAATTATTTGAGATTATCGTTGATTATCCTGAGAG CTCTCCTGCAATTGAAGACTTAAAATTGTGTCTTGAATACACGGGACAACATTCAAAGCTGGTCGACTCATTTATTTCTTCACTTCGTTATCGCTTGCTCACTGCAGGCGCATCAACCAATGATATATTGCACCAATATGTTTCAACCATTAAAGCCCTGAGGACAATAGACCCTGCAGGTGTTTTCCTTGAGGCTGTTGGTGAACCAATAAGGGATTATTTAAGAGGAAGGAGAGATACCATAAAATGCATAGTGACCATGTTGACAGATGGGACTGGTGGGAATTCTAGTGCATCTGGAAATCCTGGAGATAGCCTTCTTGAAGAGCTGAACAgagatgaagaaattcaagaggatgTTGGTATTGACGATGATTTTAACACTGATGATAGGCAAGCATGGATTAATGCTGCACG CTGGCAGCCTGACCCTGTGGAAGCAGATCCACTAAAAGGAAGCAGAAACCAAAGGAAAGTTGACATACTTGGAATGATTGTTGGCATTATTGGTTCAAAAGATCAATTAGTTCATGAATATCGAACTATGCTTGCTGAGAAACTTCTAAATAAATCTGATTATGATATTGACTCAGAGATTCGGACTTTAGAACTCCTCAAG ATACACTTTGGAGAGAGCAGCCTACAAAAATGTGAGATTATGCTCAATGATTTACTTGGCTCAAAGAGAACTAATACAAACATCAAAGCTACCATAAGTCAACCATCTCAGACAA GTGGAGAAAATGCAATATCCATGGATACGATTTCTGCCActatcatatcttctaatttttgGCCTCCAATACAG GATGAGCCAGTTAACCTGCCAGAATCTGTCGACCAGCTCCTTACTGAGTATGCAACTAGATTTCATGAAACAAAAACCCCTCGTAAGCTACAGTGGAAAAAAAGTCTTGGGACTGTCAAG TTGGAGTTGCAGTTTGATGATAGGATAATGCAGTTCACAGTGGCCCCTGTACATGCATCAATCATTATGCAATTTCAAGATCAAAAGAG tTGGACTTCTAAAAACCTTGCGGCTGCTATTGGAATCCCAGTGGATGCATTGAGTAGGAGAATACATTTTTGGATAAGCAAG GGGATCATTTCAGAGTCGGCTGGGGTAGATACCTCAGATCATGTATACACCATTATGGAAAGCATGGCTGAGACAAGTAAGAATGGAGCTGGTAGTAGTGGTATCCAGGAACTTCTAGGGGgcgatgaggaagaagaaagatcCGTCTCCTCTGTGGAGAATCAACTTCTTAAGGAGATGACTGTATATGAG AAATTTATCATGGGCATGCTCACAAACTTTGGTAGCATGGCACTAGATCGAATTCACAATACActcaag ATGTTTTGTATTGCTGATCCCCCATATGACAAGTCACTCCAACAGTTACAAAGCTTTTTATCAGGTCTAGTCTCTGAGGAGAAATTAGAGCTTAGGGATGGAATGTACTTTCTAAAGAAGTAA
- the LOC112791951 gene encoding methyltransferase FGSG_00040, with amino-acid sequence MAEEEYIQQLRSKATELFLREEWKDSIDAYSNLISHCTHHQQQLSLHHPDHLQKLHKSLCIALCNRAEARSRLRDFHCALQDCDRALQIDASHFKTLLCKGKILLCLNRYSMALECFKAALLDSQAAGNSETLIGYVDKCKKFEFLARTGSLDLSDWVSNGFHGKPPELAEYIGAVEIRKSDISGRGLFATKNIDAGSLILITRAIVMERSILAGKDLSEDAQLAMWKNFIQKVSEFARKCYKTRDLIGMLSIGEDEEELEIPDIDLFRPENVGNVDSCEMIDMEKLLAILDVNSLTEDAVSANVLRKNNDSYGVGLWLLPSFINHSCCPNSRRLHVGDYLIVHASKDLKAGEEITFAYLDPLSPLSKRREMSMTWGIQCKCKRCRFENEVFTKQEIKEIEIGLERGMDVGGVVYKLEEHMKRLKVRGKEKAYLRASFWSAYCEAYRSDRSMKRWGRRIPAMDAVVDSVVDVVGGDHRLLKIMVEELKKNGGGGSGLVGMEKALKLARDVYGKVVKKQAMKTLVEFCVGD; translated from the coding sequence ATGGCGGAAGAGGAGTACATTCAGCAACTGAGGTCCAAAGCAACAGAGCTTTTCCTCAGAGAAGAATGGAAGGACTCCATTGACGCCTACTCCAACCTCATCTCTCACTGCACCCACCACCAACAACAACTCTCTCTTCATCACCCAGATCACCTCCAAAAGCTTCACAAATCACTCTGCATTGCCCTCTGCAACCGCGCCGAAGCCAGGTCTCGCCTTCGCGACTTCCATTGCGCCTTGCAAGACTGCGATCGCGCATTGCAGATCGATGCATCGCATTTCAAGACCCTGCTATGCAAAGGTAAGATCCTGCTCTGCCTCAATAGGTACTCGATGGCGCTTGAATGCTTTAAAGCAGCTTTGCTTGACTCCCAAGCTGCTGGGAACTCCGAAACCCTAATTGGGTATGTTGACAAGTGCAAAAAGTTTGAGTTTTTAGCCAGGACAGGGTCCTTGGACCTCTCCGATTGGGTTTCGAATGGGTTTCACGGGAAGCCTCCGGAGCTTGCAGAGTACATTGGTGCGGTGGAGATCAGGAAATCAGATATCAGCGGCCGCGGCCTTTTCGCAACCAAGAACATTGATGCAGGGTCGTTGATCTTGATCACCAGGGCAATTGTAATGGAGAGGAGTATATTGGCAGGTAAGGATTTAAGCGAGGATGCGCAGTTAGCAATGTGGAAGAATTTCATTCAGAAAGTTTCTGAATTTGCAAGGAAATGTTACAAAACCCGGGATTTGATTGGTATGTTGTCAATTGGGGAAGATGAGGAAGAACTTGAGATTCCTGATATAGATTTGTTTAGGCCTGAGAATGTTGGGAACGTGGATTCATGTGAAATGATTGATATGGAGAAGTTGCTGGCCATTTTGGATGTGAATTCACTCACAGAGGATGCTGTTTCGGCCAATGTGTTGAGGAAGAACAATGATTCCTATGGTGTTGGATTGTGGCTATTACCTTCCTTCATCAACCATTCATGCTGTCCAAATTCGCGGCGACTGCATGTTGGGGACTACTTAATAGTTCATGCTTCCAAGGATCTCAAGGCCGGAGAAGAGATCACTTTTGCCTATTTAGATCCGCTTAGTCCTCTGAGCAAGCGAAGGGAGATGTCGATGACTTGGGGGATTCAATGCAAGTGTAAGAGGTGTAGATTTGAAAATGAGGTTTTCACCAAACAAGAGATTAAGGAGATTGAGATTGGACTTGAAAGAGGGATGGATGTTGGTGGTGTGGTTTATAAATTGGAGGAACACATGAAGAGATTGAAGGTTAGGGGAAAAGAGAAGGCCTATTTGAGAGCTTCATTTTGGTCTGCTTATTGTGAGGCTTATAGGTCTGATAGGTCTATGAAGAGGTGGGGAAGGCGCATTCCGGCCATGGATGCCGTGGTGGATAGCGTGGTTGATGTGGTGGGAGGTGATCATAGGCTGCTTAAGATTAT